The proteins below come from a single Burkholderia contaminans genomic window:
- a CDS encoding type VI secretion system Vgr family protein, which yields MDAQDIVRALQGGLLQQDRLLKLDTPLGSNVLLPQRVAGWSRIGRHYDFTLDVLSTRSDLKLKKLIGQPITLWIQQANRSYLPRHGYVYSIRRLGAEGGLTSYQIGFASWMNFLKFRRDQRIWQDKPVDEILSDVFNAHPQAKGQFKFALSKPLPQRSYCTQYEDDWNFVHRLMEAEGLFGIWSQAADGKSHMLTVTDHVDTCERLTLPAVQFSRDGANSEADALIHWSGMRSLHSAALTTRTFDYKNPSSLGNPKGTNVPTVLPELPEQLEMYEYTGPYTYLKQDRGDHLTKVRMEEWESSAKRFYGTGGLRAADAGRWFELVGHPEHDRDSTERREFVIVETVWLIENNLPGSSHHAKFPHGLQSRLAEAMESRGGGNASIVAHDDGAKGFFLVEIETQRKSVPYRSPFEHHKPVMQMQTATVVGPQGQEIYTDELGRVKVQFHWDRIGQRDERSSCWVRVAQPWSSAQFGGIQLPRIGDEVVVPFFDGDPDRPVITARVGNGSNRPQWNLPDQHALSGFVSKEIGGAQNNVWLKDDTAGQVQTQIRSDHLESGLHLGYLTRVSEPAGRSDKRGEGAELRTDGHAAVRGARGLLLSTHPRAGATGDAFNVDEVNLQLANAQDTAASLAQSAESAGAQDGEQKAVVTTLKAQAKDVQGGGTLKQFDKPHLVLGSPAGVVTSTPESIHISSGKTTALTTGTHVSVSTGGGLFASARKAIRLFVSEAGMRLIAAAGDIDVKTLKDSINLLAKLNVTVTASKITISAQQEVEINGGGSYTRWTSGQIKHGTSGGFEVHSANRAFVGPDSVSTPNVPALPPEKEQLHFALGALPGEGPQYVSEPYELYKGGAKIDEGVTDEFGRVVVKDHQPGTPAYQVKLANGGQFDLRVKEALQGDPDHADQRSNRGERLA from the coding sequence GGGTTGGTCTCGCATCGGACGGCACTATGACTTCACGCTCGACGTGCTGTCGACGCGCAGCGATCTCAAACTGAAGAAGTTGATTGGGCAACCTATTACCCTGTGGATCCAACAGGCGAACAGGTCCTACCTTCCTCGGCACGGCTATGTCTATTCGATACGCAGACTGGGGGCGGAAGGCGGCCTGACCAGCTATCAGATCGGGTTCGCATCATGGATGAATTTTCTCAAGTTTCGTCGAGATCAACGAATCTGGCAGGATAAGCCGGTCGACGAAATTCTCAGCGATGTGTTTAATGCACATCCTCAGGCGAAAGGCCAGTTCAAGTTCGCACTATCAAAGCCACTACCGCAGCGATCGTATTGCACACAGTACGAGGATGACTGGAACTTCGTTCACCGACTCATGGAGGCCGAAGGGCTGTTCGGCATCTGGTCACAGGCTGCCGACGGAAAGTCGCACATGCTGACGGTCACCGATCACGTGGACACATGTGAGCGGCTCACTCTACCGGCGGTTCAGTTCTCGCGCGACGGCGCAAATAGCGAAGCGGACGCGTTGATTCATTGGTCGGGAATGCGAAGCTTGCATAGTGCCGCACTGACGACCCGTACCTTTGACTACAAGAATCCATCGTCCCTCGGAAATCCAAAAGGCACGAATGTGCCGACGGTGTTGCCCGAATTGCCCGAACAGTTGGAGATGTACGAGTACACCGGTCCTTATACCTATCTGAAGCAGGATCGGGGTGATCACCTCACGAAAGTGCGCATGGAGGAGTGGGAGTCGAGTGCCAAGCGGTTTTACGGTACGGGTGGCCTCCGCGCGGCTGATGCGGGCAGATGGTTCGAACTTGTTGGACATCCGGAGCATGATCGAGACTCTACCGAGCGGCGTGAATTTGTGATTGTCGAAACGGTGTGGTTGATCGAGAACAACCTCCCGGGATCGAGCCATCACGCGAAATTTCCTCATGGCCTGCAGAGTCGGCTGGCCGAGGCAATGGAGAGCCGGGGCGGTGGAAACGCATCGATCGTTGCGCACGACGATGGCGCAAAAGGTTTCTTTCTTGTCGAGATCGAGACGCAAAGAAAGTCCGTTCCGTATCGCAGCCCGTTCGAACACCACAAGCCGGTCATGCAGATGCAGACGGCGACGGTGGTCGGTCCGCAAGGTCAGGAGATTTATACGGACGAACTGGGCCGAGTGAAGGTGCAGTTTCACTGGGACCGGATCGGACAACGTGACGAGCGCAGCTCCTGCTGGGTGCGAGTTGCGCAGCCTTGGTCCAGCGCACAATTCGGCGGCATCCAGCTACCGAGAATCGGCGACGAGGTCGTCGTACCATTTTTCGACGGTGATCCTGACAGGCCGGTGATCACGGCTCGTGTGGGGAACGGATCGAATCGGCCGCAGTGGAACCTTCCTGATCAACACGCACTATCGGGTTTCGTCAGCAAGGAGATCGGCGGTGCGCAAAATAACGTCTGGCTGAAGGACGATACTGCCGGACAAGTTCAAACCCAGATTCGGAGCGATCATCTCGAGTCCGGCTTGCATCTGGGTTACCTGACACGTGTGAGCGAACCGGCCGGGCGTAGTGACAAGCGTGGTGAAGGCGCGGAATTGCGGACGGACGGTCATGCGGCGGTGCGCGGTGCGCGTGGCTTGTTGTTATCGACTCATCCGCGCGCAGGTGCGACCGGCGACGCATTTAACGTCGATGAGGTGAACCTTCAACTGGCGAATGCCCAGGACACGGCGGCAAGTCTCGCGCAGTCGGCTGAGTCAGCAGGAGCACAAGACGGTGAGCAGAAGGCAGTCGTGACGACCCTGAAGGCGCAGGCCAAGGATGTCCAGGGTGGCGGCACGTTGAAGCAATTCGATAAGCCGCATCTCGTGCTGGGTAGCCCTGCAGGCGTTGTTACAAGTACACCCGAGAGCATCCATATCAGTAGCGGTAAAACCACGGCTCTTACGACTGGTACGCACGTCTCGGTGAGTACGGGCGGGGGCCTCTTCGCCAGTGCGCGAAAGGCGATACGCTTGTTCGTCTCCGAAGCAGGCATGCGACTGATTGCGGCGGCCGGTGACATCGATGTGAAGACGCTGAAGGACAGCATCAACTTGCTTGCGAAGCTGAACGTGACGGTGACCGCCAGTAAGATCACCATCAGTGCGCAGCAGGAGGTCGAGATCAACGGCGGCGGTAGTTATACCCGGTGGACGTCCGGACAGATCAAACACGGGACTTCCGGTGGTTTCGAAGTCCATTCTGCAAACAGAGCGTTTGTCGGACCGGATAGTGTGAGTACACCGAATGTTCCTGCGCTACCGCCTGAAAAGGAACAACTTCACTTCGCATTAGGCGCGTTACCGGGTGAAGGACCTCAATACGTCAGCGAGCCGTACGAGTTGTACAAGGGCGGCGCAAAGATTGATGAAGGCGTCACGGATGAATTTGGTCGGGTGGTCGTGAAGGACCACCAGCCCGGTACACCCGCCTATCAGGTCAAGCTTGCGAATGGCGGGCAGTTTGATCTGCGAGTGAAGGAGGCGTTGCAGGGCGACCCCGATCATGCGGACCAGCGAAGCAATCGCGGCGAACGCCTGGCGTGA
- a CDS encoding phospholipase D-like domain-containing protein, with amino-acid sequence MAQLPLETHNPVDVAVDEAGRVAQGTVQWLLEKNVDKDVMPTTGNDMRFFVCGEEGFRSIAADLMGAQGTVDICCWGFDPGMEIWRGSESPAGIGVPTFQGKPLPTKPAAGGWPRGIVYGALLEEITQRKDNPVTVRLLIWFDPRGSRKQNSMPGFTDIPVSGWTSPIQKKVQQRPPYANSERTQWCIDWWNRNLPDGESKGSGILTKNQRLRIVLRGISNKDVKKLLAANIEEEDAPSTHSDDGDFYYVDEQNLLEDYPTHHQKPILIDYAHPYDGKNATGYVMGLNSVTDYWDRTAHEIDDPLREAWDQWYVDDEHKHERETQDPNGPLSTAPYRHVNPYQDYACKITGKALKRLHQNFERGWNLFAPPAWQTTELKELPSGIPSLPDDPAYKVQIVRTQPHEQEKTIKSLYFQASSYARNYIYMENQYFFYPEFARHLKRERKKFQDKWAQLSNKPQQNAPILHLFVVTPHPQDPGMVPRTYDTMAELGHGDAWKDQDALSKAGKTPQKYRDKNGKNTFHPQSLQELQDTIGLKVSIARLRTSGVVGDQMAYREIYIHSKLMLIDDVFVTIGSANMNQRSMSADSEINFGATGQRWASGLRERVFSLLSGNATPGSGDRKKIPEVYDAWERRMKDNRSIQKTGKEKMDGFILPFMDSRANTILHAQIDLPSSSDVPRTV; translated from the coding sequence GTGGCACAGCTTCCCCTCGAAACTCATAACCCGGTAGATGTCGCTGTCGATGAAGCGGGCCGCGTAGCGCAAGGCACTGTGCAGTGGCTGCTTGAAAAAAACGTCGACAAAGATGTCATGCCGACCACGGGCAACGACATGAGGTTCTTCGTCTGTGGCGAGGAAGGGTTCAGGTCAATAGCAGCCGATCTCATGGGCGCCCAGGGGACAGTCGACATCTGTTGTTGGGGGTTTGATCCGGGTATGGAAATCTGGCGTGGTTCGGAGTCTCCGGCTGGCATCGGAGTTCCAACGTTTCAAGGAAAGCCGCTTCCCACCAAGCCTGCTGCGGGGGGCTGGCCCCGCGGAATTGTCTACGGTGCACTACTGGAAGAGATTACGCAGCGTAAGGACAATCCTGTCACCGTTCGGTTGCTGATCTGGTTCGACCCGCGGGGGTCGCGAAAGCAGAACAGCATGCCGGGATTCACGGATATTCCGGTTTCGGGATGGACCAGCCCCATTCAGAAGAAAGTGCAGCAGCGTCCGCCTTACGCGAACTCGGAGCGTACTCAATGGTGCATTGACTGGTGGAATCGCAATTTGCCAGATGGTGAAAGCAAGGGCAGCGGTATCCTGACGAAAAATCAGCGATTAAGAATTGTCCTGCGTGGTATTTCAAACAAAGATGTTAAAAAGTTGCTGGCCGCCAACATCGAGGAAGAGGATGCCCCGAGCACGCATAGCGATGATGGCGACTTCTATTACGTCGACGAGCAGAACCTTCTCGAGGATTATCCGACGCATCACCAGAAACCTATCCTGATCGACTACGCACACCCCTACGACGGTAAAAATGCCACGGGCTACGTAATGGGGCTGAATTCAGTCACGGACTATTGGGATAGAACTGCGCACGAAATCGACGATCCTCTTCGTGAGGCATGGGATCAATGGTACGTCGACGACGAACACAAGCATGAACGGGAAACACAGGATCCGAACGGTCCTTTGAGCACTGCTCCGTACAGGCATGTAAATCCGTACCAGGATTACGCGTGCAAGATCACCGGTAAGGCGTTGAAGCGACTGCATCAGAACTTCGAACGTGGCTGGAATCTGTTTGCGCCGCCGGCATGGCAAACAACGGAACTCAAGGAACTGCCGTCGGGCATTCCCAGTCTCCCAGATGATCCGGCGTACAAGGTGCAGATCGTACGTACTCAGCCGCATGAGCAAGAAAAGACGATCAAGAGTCTTTACTTCCAGGCAAGCAGCTATGCACGCAACTATATCTACATGGAGAATCAGTATTTTTTCTACCCCGAGTTTGCGCGCCATCTGAAGCGGGAGCGGAAGAAGTTCCAGGACAAGTGGGCACAACTGTCGAATAAGCCTCAACAGAACGCACCGATTCTGCATCTGTTTGTCGTCACGCCGCACCCGCAGGATCCAGGCATGGTTCCGCGTACCTACGACACCATGGCCGAACTTGGTCATGGTGATGCTTGGAAAGATCAAGATGCGTTGTCAAAAGCCGGCAAGACTCCTCAAAAGTACCGGGACAAAAACGGTAAAAATACGTTTCATCCGCAGAGTTTGCAGGAGTTGCAGGATACGATCGGACTGAAGGTCAGCATCGCCCGGTTGCGTACCAGTGGCGTGGTGGGTGACCAGATGGCTTATCGCGAAATCTATATTCACTCGAAGTTGATGCTCATTGACGATGTATTCGTGACAATTGGTAGCGCGAACATGAATCAGCGCAGTATGTCGGCTGACAGCGAAATCAATTTTGGGGCGACGGGGCAGCGCTGGGCGTCGGGTCTTCGCGAGCGAGTGTTTTCCCTGCTTTCGGGAAACGCTACTCCGGGTAGTGGGGATCGGAAAAAGATACCTGAAGTGTACGATGCCTGGGAGAGAAGAATGAAAGACAATCGATCGATTCAAAAGACCGGTAAGGAAAAAATGGACGGATTCATCTTGCCGTTTATGGACAGTCGTGCCAATACAATATTGCATGCTCAGATAGATCTGCCCTCGTCTTCTGACGTCCCTAGAACTGTGTAA
- a CDS encoding tetratricopeptide repeat protein, translating to MPIAVIYRIIFAALALFALSVHAGSLSSSTVKSSAAMSDLPRYEKLPLFDPHRKSFTCVHQDQHVPRIDPQAELWFQQALALDNPDVYYEKRDYPKIYQLYAQAADRGHWKAMLNLASLILSNYPGVPQHDPELAIGWVEKAMQLGVPDAYDMMGTYHLNGFVKGGDATSAYAFFQRAADMGSPSALAFLGEKLDAEYDDPAEGFWANLPVATSMLECALSQGFGDAAEELGFVYARPKTADAKRRALVTLHEGVKLGSAKCAAALSVEFDGFNLTNGRNLPGSIDKARSERYRVLKDALEHYHGRLKLPNLDKVLPLPPAPLPKWDGSAKALVDAAKPVSPPAAQQKSGAREGRSFVPDGHAVAALDSGSLAIAGDQSVPKAGYWLALYGSSTQPDARLVARSGLPERYEAGERFEAPSHDWLSPDRVQWYYLGEAYRLPPQRADFLANLIGAGLLREIPPSSATLQCNGTRDCPKTGIWEGRVAVDHPMAVLYNRWDQQAFVEKGQAFPPAGNRFIEVAARDVQWTYLGSPNADSGVAGIYAISL from the coding sequence ATGCCGATAGCGGTTATCTACCGAATCATTTTTGCGGCCCTGGCTCTGTTCGCCTTGAGCGTTCATGCGGGGAGCCTATCTTCTTCGACGGTTAAATCATCTGCTGCCATGTCTGATCTTCCACGCTACGAAAAGCTGCCTTTATTCGACCCGCATCGCAAAAGCTTTACATGTGTTCATCAGGATCAGCATGTGCCACGTATCGATCCTCAAGCCGAGCTATGGTTCCAACAGGCTCTAGCGCTTGACAACCCCGACGTCTACTACGAGAAACGCGACTATCCGAAGATCTACCAACTCTACGCCCAGGCTGCCGATCGCGGCCACTGGAAAGCGATGCTTAACCTCGCATCTCTGATCCTCAGCAATTATCCCGGGGTGCCGCAGCATGACCCGGAACTTGCGATTGGGTGGGTTGAAAAGGCAATGCAGCTAGGCGTACCGGATGCTTACGACATGATGGGAACCTACCATCTGAACGGATTTGTCAAAGGCGGGGACGCGACCAGTGCCTATGCGTTTTTTCAACGTGCAGCGGATATGGGTAGTCCGTCGGCTTTGGCCTTTCTCGGGGAAAAACTGGACGCAGAATACGATGATCCGGCGGAAGGATTCTGGGCAAATTTGCCGGTCGCTACCTCGATGCTCGAATGCGCCCTCTCGCAAGGGTTTGGAGACGCAGCAGAGGAGCTTGGCTTCGTCTATGCTCGGCCGAAAACAGCCGACGCGAAACGTCGAGCACTGGTGACGCTTCACGAAGGAGTAAAGCTGGGAAGTGCGAAATGTGCAGCTGCGCTATCGGTTGAATTTGATGGATTCAACTTGACCAATGGCAGAAACCTTCCTGGCAGCATCGATAAAGCGCGCTCTGAACGATATCGTGTGCTGAAGGACGCGCTGGAGCATTATCACGGTCGCCTGAAACTGCCGAACCTCGACAAGGTTCTCCCGCTACCGCCGGCACCACTCCCCAAGTGGGATGGAAGTGCGAAAGCGCTGGTCGATGCAGCCAAGCCCGTCAGCCCGCCGGCGGCACAGCAAAAAAGCGGTGCGCGGGAGGGGCGGTCGTTTGTTCCGGATGGGCACGCAGTTGCCGCACTTGATAGCGGGTCGCTGGCAATTGCCGGTGACCAATCCGTTCCCAAGGCAGGCTACTGGTTGGCCCTCTACGGCTCGTCGACGCAACCGGACGCGCGACTGGTTGCCCGCTCCGGGCTCCCCGAACGCTACGAAGCAGGCGAGCGATTCGAAGCGCCTTCTCACGACTGGCTGTCACCGGATCGCGTGCAATGGTATTACCTCGGTGAGGCATACCGCCTCCCGCCGCAGCGCGCAGATTTTCTGGCAAATCTGATCGGCGCGGGGCTGCTGCGCGAGATCCCCCCGTCGTCGGCAACACTGCAATGCAATGGAACTCGTGATTGTCCGAAAACCGGAATATGGGAAGGCCGCGTTGCAGTCGACCATCCGATGGCGGTGCTGTACAACCGCTGGGACCAACAGGCTTTCGTCGAGAAGGGGCAGGCATTTCCCCCCGCCGGGAATCGCTTCATTGAAGTCGCCGCGAGGGATGTGCAATGGACGTATTTGGGTAGTCCGAATGCAGATTCCGGGGTGGCCGGCATATATGCAATCAGCCTATAA
- a CDS encoding PAAR domain-containing protein codes for MVRQVIVVGDTLAPHGGTVITGSNTDIVDGKPISRKGDTVECSEHGTQSISEGDGTGMISGSPVALHGHRVTCGCTLVSRNATLSMP; via the coding sequence ATGGTCCGTCAGGTCATTGTGGTTGGTGACACGCTCGCGCCTCATGGCGGCACCGTTATTACGGGGTCAAACACCGACATCGTGGACGGCAAGCCGATCTCTCGCAAGGGCGATACCGTCGAGTGCAGCGAGCACGGTACGCAATCCATTTCGGAAGGAGATGGAACGGGCATGATCAGCGGTAGCCCGGTCGCTTTGCATGGGCATCGCGTAACCTGTGGTTGCACACTGGTAAGCCGGAACGCGACGTTGTCGATGCCTTGA
- a CDS encoding tetratricopeptide repeat protein: MSLLAYEVLCVLGDVLGIASLISGMMPIPVIYRAIFSTLALITVSVHAEGWPSSTAQSSAGLADLPRYEKLPRFDPHRKSFTCVHQDQHVPRIDPQAELWFQQALALDNPDVYYEKRDYPKIYQLYIQAADRGHWKAMLNLASLILSDYPGVPRHDPEAAIVWVEKAMQLGVPDAFDMMGTYHENGLVKGGDATSAYAFFQRAADMGSPSAQTFLGFKMSGSYDSPDGEFWGNATIGMEMLQCALAQGYGDAAYDLGGLYKGATPESKLRALKVLHEGVKLGCAKCAKDLASEFRGFDLTSGNNLVGHVDTARADRYLRLGEALEHAKGRLKLPNLDKILPLPPAPLPKWDGNAKTLIDTVSIANRQT; the protein is encoded by the coding sequence ATGTCGCTGCTGGCCTATGAGGTGCTGTGCGTGCTGGGCGACGTGCTCGGGATAGCCAGTTTGATTTCCGGAATGATGCCGATACCAGTTATCTACAGGGCAATTTTTTCAACCCTGGCTCTGATCACCGTGAGCGTGCATGCTGAGGGCTGGCCTTCTTCGACTGCCCAATCCTCTGCTGGCCTGGCGGATCTTCCGCGCTACGAAAAGCTGCCCCGGTTCGACCCGCATCGCAAAAGCTTTACGTGCGTTCATCAGGATCAGCATGTGCCGCGGATCGATCCTCAGGCCGAGCTATGGTTCCAGCAGGCGCTTGCACTCGACAACCCCGACGTCTACTACGAGAAACGCGACTATCCGAAGATCTATCAACTCTACATTCAGGCTGCTGATCGCGGGCACTGGAAAGCGATGCTCAATCTTGCATCCCTGATCCTGAGCGATTATCCCGGTGTGCCGCGGCATGACCCGGAAGCCGCTATCGTGTGGGTTGAGAAAGCGATGCAATTGGGTGTGCCTGACGCCTTCGACATGATGGGTACTTATCACGAGAACGGGTTGGTCAAGGGCGGCGACGCGACCAGTGCCTATGCATTCTTTCAACGTGCCGCAGATATGGGCAGTCCTTCGGCCCAAACGTTTCTCGGCTTCAAGATGAGCGGCAGCTACGACAGTCCGGACGGCGAATTCTGGGGAAACGCGACTATTGGTATGGAAATGCTCCAATGTGCGCTCGCTCAAGGGTATGGCGATGCCGCTTACGATTTGGGGGGCTTGTATAAAGGAGCGACGCCTGAGTCAAAACTTCGGGCACTTAAGGTCTTGCACGAGGGTGTCAAGCTGGGATGCGCAAAGTGTGCCAAAGATCTGGCATCCGAGTTCCGAGGATTCGATCTGACCAGCGGCAATAATCTTGTAGGTCACGTCGATACAGCACGCGCTGATCGCTATCTTAGGTTGGGTGAGGCACTGGAGCATGCTAAAGGTCGCCTGAAGCTGCCAAATCTGGACAAAATTCTCCCACTACCGCCAGCGCCACTTCCCAAGTGGGACGGGAACGCGAAAACATTGATCGACACCGTATCAATCGCGAACCGGCAAACCTGA
- a CDS encoding LysR family transcriptional regulator, whose amino-acid sequence MEDLDGGLVSGLLVLAAIAESGSFGRAASRLGKTQPAVSRAIQRLEDRLRAKLVHRTSRHVEVTDAGHELLSKVLPLLQGIEEATAGASHHTATVNGTLRVACDAAFARLVLAPELAQFMKDHPALHVKLETRNDLPDLISDGFDLAIRFGPPTVSTLVCRRLYSPRVLTVAAPSYLEQRGRPRSPQDLVDDGHECILAIDPATGRPFDWEFWRHNEKVKVAVSGKLMVTDAGTKIGACLAGYGIAQVIDLGIDTHLRAGTLEPVLTDWCDETFPLYVYYPSRNHVPAKVRAFIDFVVGMMPGLRWKGDDGGPQPPSAVVETLRRLSSA is encoded by the coding sequence ATGGAAGACCTCGATGGAGGGCTCGTCAGCGGCTTGCTGGTTCTCGCAGCCATCGCCGAATCCGGGAGCTTCGGCCGTGCCGCATCCCGTCTGGGCAAGACTCAGCCGGCGGTCAGTCGTGCGATCCAGCGACTGGAAGACCGCCTGCGCGCGAAGCTCGTGCATCGCACCAGCCGGCATGTCGAAGTGACGGACGCAGGCCATGAGCTGCTGTCAAAGGTGCTGCCGTTACTCCAGGGGATTGAAGAGGCAACCGCCGGCGCCTCTCACCACACCGCGACCGTCAACGGAACGCTTCGTGTGGCGTGCGATGCCGCATTCGCCCGCCTGGTGCTGGCGCCGGAACTCGCCCAGTTCATGAAGGATCACCCTGCGCTTCATGTGAAGCTTGAGACCCGGAACGACCTCCCGGACCTGATCAGCGACGGATTCGATCTCGCCATCCGGTTCGGACCGCCAACCGTTTCGACTTTGGTCTGTCGCAGGCTGTACAGTCCGCGGGTGCTGACCGTGGCCGCGCCGTCGTACCTGGAGCAACGCGGTCGACCGAGGTCGCCTCAGGATCTGGTCGACGATGGCCATGAATGCATTCTGGCCATCGACCCGGCGACCGGCAGGCCCTTCGATTGGGAGTTCTGGCGTCACAACGAGAAAGTGAAGGTGGCCGTCAGCGGGAAGCTGATGGTCACGGATGCGGGAACCAAAATCGGCGCCTGCCTTGCAGGCTACGGGATCGCTCAGGTGATCGACCTCGGGATCGACACTCATCTGCGGGCGGGCACGCTGGAGCCGGTGCTGACGGACTGGTGCGACGAGACGTTCCCGCTTTACGTCTACTATCCCAGCCGGAATCACGTGCCGGCCAAGGTACGGGCGTTCATCGACTTTGTTGTCGGGATGATGCCGGGGCTGCGGTGGAAAGGGGATGATGGTGGCCCGCAGCCGCCATCGGCCGTGGTCGAGACGCTGCGTCGGTTGTCATCCGCCTGA
- a CDS encoding nuclear transport factor 2 family protein has protein sequence MTQTQAVVALIDDYFNLAYEPKSRDFDTVFHPSCMIQWMDEGRLRTLSSQEYAALIHGRQSPRSTGAPRDEAILSTENISDNLSTATVRVRIGNKLFNDHFVMHKVEGNWLIATKASAVVHTFD, from the coding sequence ATGACCCAGACCCAAGCCGTCGTCGCTTTGATCGACGATTATTTCAATTTGGCTTATGAGCCGAAGAGCCGTGATTTCGACACGGTCTTTCACCCGAGCTGCATGATTCAGTGGATGGATGAAGGCCGGTTGCGCACGCTGTCGTCGCAGGAGTATGCGGCACTCATCCACGGGAGGCAGAGTCCTCGATCGACCGGCGCGCCGAGAGACGAAGCGATCCTGTCGACGGAGAATATATCGGACAACCTTTCAACAGCTACCGTGCGGGTGCGAATCGGCAACAAGCTATTCAACGATCACTTCGTCATGCATAAGGTAGAGGGCAACTGGCTGATCGCGACCAAGGCGTCCGCCGTAGTGCATACGTTCGACTGA
- a CDS encoding EAL domain-containing protein encodes MSAFTPGSKAVFQRSGAWPRIAFFAAVIVCVLVPAFAIALADRYARDTVTEHERVIADDIVASVDRILDGARLRHVDELTALVGRPCPAVFRTLAEIGTRLRYLRAVALVHEGRVMCSSALGAIDLPLGAYTHEPEPGSTLVTLLRQTPFQQGIPVLPVFYATAPGAGVLYLIEGDYVADALAHGARYGTETATLSIAGSGHLDQRGKFTPESATEPAGGSTIVSPRWPFTVRVAASAQYASQVRQHYRMIGITIVLLADGLVMVAYLLAMAPRRLLLKAVRNALRRDELHVVYQPIVDVETRRTVGVEALLRWQHPKWGAISPAVFIPQVESSAVLPKVTEFVLRTAVSELSALTPCVPLRIAINIAPKDLERTRFVSVVDEAIRALPPGFTLVLEVTERILLEKNARTTAMFHALRAKGAKFAIDDFGTHHSNLDMLSRFPFDYVKIDRQFVSQLNGGSAGLIEGIASVAHHYDLKIIAEGVETEVQHRALHAVGIQYAQGYLYQRPQRVEHLKQDRAWVSV; translated from the coding sequence ATGTCAGCGTTCACGCCAGGTTCGAAGGCCGTTTTCCAGCGCAGCGGCGCATGGCCGCGGATCGCCTTTTTCGCCGCCGTAATCGTTTGCGTGCTCGTGCCGGCATTCGCGATCGCGCTTGCCGACCGCTATGCGCGCGATACCGTCACCGAGCATGAACGCGTCATCGCGGACGACATCGTGGCCTCGGTGGACCGCATCCTGGACGGTGCGCGCCTGCGGCATGTGGACGAACTGACCGCGCTCGTCGGGCGGCCATGCCCGGCGGTATTCCGGACGCTCGCCGAGATCGGCACGCGCCTGCGCTATCTGCGCGCCGTCGCGCTGGTGCACGAGGGCCGTGTCATGTGCTCGTCGGCGCTGGGGGCGATCGACCTGCCGCTCGGCGCGTATACCCATGAGCCGGAACCGGGCTCGACGCTCGTCACGCTGCTGCGCCAGACGCCGTTCCAGCAAGGCATCCCTGTGTTGCCCGTGTTTTACGCGACCGCACCCGGCGCGGGTGTGCTCTACCTGATCGAAGGCGACTACGTGGCCGACGCGCTCGCGCACGGCGCCCGCTACGGGACGGAAACCGCGACGCTGTCGATCGCGGGTTCGGGCCATCTCGATCAACGCGGGAAGTTCACGCCGGAGTCGGCCACGGAACCCGCGGGCGGGAGCACGATCGTGTCGCCCCGCTGGCCGTTCACGGTGCGGGTTGCCGCATCCGCGCAGTATGCGTCGCAGGTCCGGCAGCACTATCGGATGATCGGCATCACGATCGTGCTGCTGGCGGACGGCCTCGTGATGGTGGCCTACCTGCTCGCGATGGCGCCGCGCCGGCTGTTGCTGAAGGCGGTGCGCAATGCACTCAGGCGCGACGAACTCCATGTCGTGTACCAGCCGATCGTCGATGTCGAAACGCGCAGGACCGTCGGCGTCGAGGCGCTGCTGCGCTGGCAGCATCCCAAGTGGGGGGCCATCAGCCCGGCCGTGTTCATCCCGCAGGTCGAGTCGAGCGCGGTGCTGCCGAAAGTGACCGAATTCGTGCTGCGGACAGCCGTGTCGGAACTGTCCGCGCTGACGCCATGCGTGCCGCTGCGCATCGCAATCAACATCGCGCCGAAGGATCTCGAGCGTACGCGATTCGTATCCGTCGTCGACGAGGCGATCCGCGCGCTGCCACCCGGCTTTACGCTGGTGCTCGAAGTGACCGAGCGCATCCTGCTCGAGAAGAATGCGCGGACCACCGCGATGTTCCATGCACTACGAGCGAAAGGCGCAAAGTTCGCGATCGACGATTTCGGCACGCATCACAGCAATCTCGACATGCTGTCGCGCTTTCCGTTCGACTACGTGAAGATCGATCGCCAGTTCGTCTCGCAACTGAACGGCGGGAGTGCCGGGTTGATCGAGGGGATCGCGTCCGTTGCGCACCACTACGACCTGAAGATCATCGCGGAAGGTGTGGAGACCGAAGTACAGCATCGCGCGCTGCATGCGGTCGGGATTCAGTATGCGCAGGGCTATCTGTATCAGCGGCCGCAGCGGGTGGAGCATTTGAAGCAGGATCGTGCGTGGGTGTCGGTGTAG